The following proteins are encoded in a genomic region of Variovorax paradoxus:
- a CDS encoding UDP-glucose dehydrogenase family protein has product MKISVLGTGYVGLVTGSCLAEIGNEVVCFDVDERKVDILQSGGVPIHEEGLPQLIERNVRTGRLHFTTDVARAVHHGDLIFIAAGTPPGEDGSADLQYVLAAGRSIGRHMQGFKVVVEKSTVPVGTAGKLRAAIEEELSERRSKGDHAAGSGLQGLPVAIVSNPEFLKEGAAVDDFMRPDRIVVGTEPGEAGQQARDVMTRLYAPFNRQRDRMIHMDVKAAEFTKYAANAMLATRISFMNELANLAEKVGVDIEQVRRGIGSDPRIGYSFLYAGLGYGGSCFPKDVQALVHTAATHGQRLQVLEAVRAVNDAQKLVLIEKIVRRFGEDLRGRRFGIWGLAFKPDTDDMREAPSRLVIKALLVRGAEVVAHDPVAIAEARKVLAGDLDGMPELVARLRYVENPMQAVEDADALVILTDWKAFKSPSFSALKTALKQPLIFDGRNLYDPEIRSQGFDYLAIGR; this is encoded by the coding sequence ATGAAAATCTCAGTCCTCGGTACCGGCTATGTAGGTCTCGTCACGGGCAGTTGCCTGGCGGAGATCGGAAACGAAGTTGTCTGCTTCGACGTCGACGAACGCAAGGTCGACATCCTGCAATCGGGGGGCGTACCGATCCACGAGGAGGGGCTGCCGCAGCTCATCGAGCGCAACGTGCGCACCGGCCGGTTGCACTTCACGACGGATGTCGCACGGGCCGTGCACCACGGCGACCTGATCTTCATCGCGGCCGGAACGCCGCCCGGTGAAGACGGCAGCGCCGATCTGCAATACGTGCTCGCCGCCGGACGCAGCATCGGCCGCCACATGCAGGGCTTCAAGGTGGTGGTCGAAAAATCGACCGTGCCCGTGGGCACCGCCGGCAAGCTGCGCGCGGCCATCGAGGAAGAGCTTTCGGAGCGGCGCAGCAAAGGCGACCACGCGGCCGGCAGCGGCCTGCAGGGGCTTCCGGTCGCCATCGTGTCCAACCCCGAGTTCCTCAAGGAAGGCGCGGCCGTCGACGACTTCATGCGGCCCGACCGCATCGTGGTCGGCACCGAACCCGGCGAGGCCGGGCAGCAGGCGCGCGACGTGATGACCCGCCTGTATGCGCCGTTCAACCGGCAGCGCGACCGCATGATCCACATGGACGTGAAGGCGGCCGAGTTCACCAAGTACGCGGCCAATGCCATGCTCGCCACGCGCATCAGCTTCATGAACGAGCTCGCGAACCTTGCGGAAAAGGTCGGTGTCGACATCGAGCAGGTGCGCCGGGGCATCGGCTCCGATCCGCGCATCGGCTACAGCTTTCTCTATGCCGGCCTGGGCTACGGCGGCAGCTGCTTTCCCAAGGACGTGCAGGCGCTGGTGCACACCGCCGCCACGCATGGCCAGCGGCTGCAGGTGCTGGAGGCCGTGCGCGCCGTGAACGATGCGCAGAAGCTGGTGCTGATCGAAAAGATCGTCCGCCGCTTCGGCGAAGACCTGCGCGGCCGCCGCTTCGGCATCTGGGGCCTGGCCTTCAAGCCCGACACCGACGACATGCGCGAAGCGCCGAGCCGCCTCGTGATCAAGGCGCTGCTGGTGCGCGGTGCCGAGGTGGTCGCGCACGACCCGGTCGCCATTGCCGAAGCGCGCAAGGTTCTTGCGGGCGACCTCGATGGCATGCCCGAGCTGGTGGCCCGCTTGCGCTACGTCGAGAACCCGATGCAGGCCGTGGAAGACGCCGATGCGCTGGTCATCCTCACGGACTGGAAGGCGTTCAAGAGCCCCAGTTTCAGCGCGTTGAAGACCGCGCTGAAGCAACCGCTGATCTTCGACGGACGCAATCTGTACGACCCGGAGATCCGCTCGCAGGGCTTCGACTACCTGGCCATCGGGCGCTGA
- a CDS encoding protein-tyrosine phosphatase family protein yields MTTTWTPNFSWITHALAVGGSFPSERAEELASAHGIRSVVDLRNEAKDDEALLHRHGITLLHLPTEDMCGVDAAQLDEGVAFADAALDRGERVLIHCEHGIGRSATLALCVMVFRGERPLDALEQMKSRRALVSPSPAQFACWSEWLARHRELQGTPWEVPDFDAFQAIAYRHLRTG; encoded by the coding sequence ATGACAACAACCTGGACACCCAACTTCAGCTGGATCACGCACGCGCTCGCGGTGGGCGGCAGTTTTCCGTCGGAGCGCGCCGAAGAGCTTGCGTCGGCGCACGGCATCCGGTCGGTGGTCGACCTGCGCAATGAAGCAAAGGACGACGAGGCATTGCTGCACCGGCACGGCATCACGCTGCTGCACTTGCCGACCGAGGACATGTGCGGCGTCGATGCCGCGCAGCTCGATGAAGGCGTGGCCTTTGCCGATGCCGCGCTCGACCGCGGCGAACGCGTGCTCATTCACTGCGAGCACGGCATCGGCCGCTCGGCGACGCTCGCCCTTTGCGTGATGGTGTTTCGCGGCGAGCGTCCGCTCGACGCACTCGAACAGATGAAAAGCCGCAGGGCGTTGGTGTCGCCCTCCCCCGCGCAGTTCGCCTGCTGGAGCGAATGGCTGGCGCGCCACCGCGAACTGCAGGGCACGCCGTGGGAGGTGCCCGACTTCGATGCGTTCCAGGCCATTGCCTACCGCCACCTGCGGACCGGCTGA